One window from the genome of Spirosoma rhododendri encodes:
- a CDS encoding helix-turn-helix domain-containing protein, with protein MQPTESLEEFYRHKLKTMPGDQQANIGQVNVFRLEDCLVPTASPVRYSRRDFYKISLVRGRNVYHYADKSIEVDGPTLLFFNPQVPYTWQPVADDTTGFFCIFREAFFRGWFDAGLAELPMFRPGSQPAYRLNDAQSGEVGALYEKMLAELNSDYTFKYDLIRTYVSELIHYALKLRPAETLYQHPDAGARLTAVFIELLERQFPVELGTRRLTLRSAGDFAHQLSIHVNHLNRCVRETTGKATTEHIAERLASEAKALLRHSDWNIAEIGYSLGFDEPAHFNYFFKKRTGLTPSAFRHV; from the coding sequence ATGCAACCAACGGAGAGCCTCGAAGAATTTTACCGGCATAAACTTAAAACGATGCCCGGCGATCAGCAAGCCAATATCGGTCAGGTCAACGTGTTTCGACTGGAAGATTGCCTGGTTCCCACTGCGAGTCCGGTACGATATAGCCGACGCGATTTCTATAAGATTTCACTCGTTAGAGGCCGTAATGTTTACCATTACGCTGATAAAAGCATCGAAGTCGACGGACCGACTCTGTTGTTTTTTAACCCGCAGGTACCGTATACGTGGCAGCCTGTAGCCGACGACACGACCGGTTTTTTCTGCATTTTCCGTGAAGCATTTTTCCGGGGGTGGTTTGACGCTGGTCTGGCCGAACTGCCCATGTTCCGGCCCGGTAGCCAACCCGCCTATAGGTTAAACGACGCCCAGAGCGGTGAGGTTGGGGCACTCTACGAGAAGATGCTGGCTGAACTCAATTCGGACTATACCTTTAAATATGATCTGATTCGCACTTATGTGTCGGAACTGATTCACTACGCGCTGAAGCTGCGCCCTGCCGAGACGCTGTACCAGCACCCCGATGCCGGGGCGCGACTGACGGCCGTATTTATTGAACTGCTCGAACGACAGTTTCCCGTTGAGTTGGGAACCCGGCGGCTTACGCTTCGTTCGGCAGGCGACTTTGCCCACCAGCTTTCCATACATGTCAACCACCTAAACCGTTGCGTGCGCGAGACGACGGGGAAAGCGACGACCGAGCATATTGCCGAACGCCTGGCGAGTGAAGCAAAGGCCCTGCTCCGACACAGCGACTGGAACATCGCCGAGATTGGCTATAGCCTTGGCTTCGACGAACCGGCGCATTTCAACTACTTCTTCAAGAAACGAACAGGCCTGACGCCATCCGCATTTCGGCATGTTTGA
- a CDS encoding oxidoreductase — MQNQQVWFITGASKGLGLELVKQLLQAGHRVAATSRDVGELQRVVGTESVDYLPMTVDLTAEDSVRKAIQTTIEVFGRIDVVVNNAGYGQLGSLEELTDEEARNNFDVNVFGMLHVIRQVMPELRKQGSGHILNLSSIAGITGAFPGWGIYCATKFAVEGLSESLAAEAAPFGINVTLVEPGYFRTDFLSSGSMQVARHPLDAYRLVRESEAIHQQQIRGNQPGDPVKAAAAMIQIAAEPNPPLHLLLGPDAFGMAETKIKALQADMDQWKAMSMSTNFTEPISA; from the coding sequence ATGCAAAATCAACAAGTGTGGTTTATTACCGGCGCGTCCAAAGGACTCGGTCTCGAGTTAGTGAAACAACTGCTACAGGCGGGGCACCGGGTAGCGGCTACATCCCGCGATGTGGGCGAGTTGCAGCGGGTCGTCGGTACCGAGTCAGTCGACTACTTGCCCATGACGGTGGACCTGACGGCCGAAGACAGTGTGAGAAAAGCCATTCAGACTACAATTGAGGTGTTTGGCCGAATCGACGTAGTCGTCAACAACGCAGGCTATGGCCAATTGGGCAGTCTGGAAGAACTGACCGACGAAGAAGCCAGAAATAACTTCGATGTCAATGTGTTTGGGATGCTGCACGTAATCCGGCAGGTGATGCCCGAGCTACGAAAGCAGGGGAGCGGACATATTCTTAACCTGTCGTCGATTGCTGGTATTACCGGTGCGTTTCCGGGATGGGGTATTTACTGTGCTACCAAATTTGCCGTGGAGGGGTTGTCGGAGTCATTAGCGGCCGAGGCTGCTCCATTCGGGATCAACGTAACGCTGGTTGAGCCGGGTTATTTTCGGACGGATTTTCTGTCGTCCGGCTCGATGCAGGTTGCCCGTCATCCGCTAGATGCGTACAGGCTGGTGCGGGAGTCTGAAGCGATACATCAGCAGCAGATCAGGGGGAATCAGCCGGGCGATCCGGTAAAAGCGGCTGCCGCGATGATTCAGATTGCCGCTGAGCCCAACCCACCGCTTCACCTGCTGCTCGGGCCGGATGCTTTCGGGATGGCGGAGACTAAAATCAAGGCGTTGCAGGCAGACATGGACCAATGGAAGGCCATGTCAATGTCAACCAATTTTACCGAACCGATCAGCGCATAG
- a CDS encoding dipeptidase, with product MFTIDAHLDLSMNAMEWNRDLRQTAHQIRQREQGMTDKPDRAKGTVSLPDLRRGKVGLVVATQIARYVAPDNPLPGWQSPEQAWAQTQGQRTWYEAMAEEGQMTPIRNLDELEDHLVLWSDDEPVDDKPIGYILSLEGADSLTTVDYVQRAYDYGLRAIGPAHYGPGRYAQGTDATGPMGPMGHDLLREMERLNIILDATHLSDDSFRDALDHFNGTVWASHHNCRALVDHNRQFSDDQLRELIARDAVIGGPLDAWMMVPGWVRGTSTPESTNCSLSVMIDHLDHICQLAGNANHIGIGSDLDGAFGKEQCPYDLDTIADLQKIPDLLRQRGYSEADVANVMHGNWLRFLRRAWA from the coding sequence ATGTTTACAATCGACGCCCATTTAGACCTGAGTATGAACGCGATGGAGTGGAACCGCGACCTGCGGCAAACCGCCCATCAAATTCGGCAGCGCGAGCAGGGCATGACCGACAAACCCGACCGCGCCAAAGGTACCGTGTCGCTCCCCGATTTGCGCCGGGGCAAGGTGGGGCTGGTCGTAGCCACGCAGATCGCCCGCTATGTTGCCCCCGACAATCCGCTACCCGGCTGGCAGTCGCCCGAACAGGCGTGGGCTCAGACGCAGGGGCAGCGCACGTGGTACGAAGCCATGGCCGAGGAAGGGCAGATGACCCCAATTCGCAACCTGGACGAACTGGAAGACCACCTAGTGCTGTGGAGCGACGACGAACCCGTCGACGACAAACCGATTGGCTACATTCTGAGTCTGGAAGGAGCCGACTCACTTACCACGGTCGACTATGTACAGCGGGCCTACGACTACGGTTTGCGGGCGATTGGTCCGGCCCACTACGGTCCCGGCCGGTACGCGCAGGGTACCGACGCTACCGGTCCGATGGGACCAATGGGCCACGACCTGCTCCGCGAAATGGAACGGCTCAACATCATCCTCGACGCGACCCACCTCTCCGACGATAGTTTCCGCGACGCACTCGACCACTTCAACGGTACCGTCTGGGCTAGCCACCACAATTGCCGCGCCCTGGTCGACCACAACCGGCAGTTTTCCGACGATCAGCTGCGCGAACTTATCGCCCGCGACGCCGTCATCGGCGGTCCGCTAGACGCGTGGATGATGGTACCGGGCTGGGTACGGGGTACGTCGACGCCCGAATCAACGAACTGTTCGCTGTCGGTGATGATCGACCACCTCGACCATATCTGCCAACTGGCGGGCAACGCCAACCACATCGGTATCGGCTCCGACCTCGACGGTGCGTTTGGGAAAGAACAGTGCCCCTACGACCTCGATACCATCGCCGACCTGCAAAAAATCCCGGACCTCCTTCGGCAGCGCGGCTATTCCGAAGCCGACGTCGCCAACGTCATGCACGGCAACTGGCTCCGCTTCCTCCGCCGGGCGTGGGCGTAA
- a CDS encoding D-TA family PLP-dependent enzyme, producing the protein MINSDWYTITDVDALDTPALVIYPDRVRQNIDRLLAYVDDVSRLRPHVKTHKSPDASRLLLDAGIRKFKCATIAEAEMLAEAGASDVLLAYQPVGAKQQRLIDLIRAYPNTRFACLIDNLDTAKQLSERATAAGLTVPVYIDLNVGMNRTGILPDDQAALLYEQLATLPGIRPVGLHAYDGHLRDTDMSVRTARCDAAFAPVAQLREQLRTRGFDPIIVAGGSPTFPIHAQRPDVECSPGTFIYWDEGYGTILPEQPFEPAALVVGRVISLPTPTTLCIDIGHKSVAAEGELTQRLTFLNAPNLRATGQSEEHLTVDAGDNHPYRVGDVLYALPHHICPTVALFDRARTIEQGHLFGTWKTTARDRVLTV; encoded by the coding sequence ATGATTAATTCCGACTGGTACACGATCACCGATGTCGATGCGCTCGATACGCCCGCGCTGGTGATTTACCCCGACCGCGTCCGGCAGAACATCGACCGGCTGCTGGCTTACGTCGACGATGTATCCCGGCTGCGGCCGCATGTCAAGACGCACAAGTCGCCCGACGCGAGCCGGTTGCTGCTCGACGCAGGCATTCGTAAGTTCAAGTGCGCGACCATTGCCGAAGCCGAGATGCTCGCGGAAGCCGGTGCATCCGACGTCCTGCTGGCATATCAGCCGGTGGGTGCCAAACAGCAGCGCCTGATCGATCTGATCCGGGCGTACCCGAACACACGCTTCGCCTGCCTGATCGACAACCTCGACACCGCCAAACAGCTCTCGGAACGAGCGACCGCTGCCGGACTGACCGTGCCGGTGTACATCGACCTGAACGTCGGTATGAACCGCACGGGTATCCTGCCCGACGACCAGGCCGCGCTGTTGTACGAACAACTGGCGACGCTACCCGGCATTCGGCCCGTGGGCCTACACGCGTACGACGGACACCTCCGCGACACCGATATGAGCGTACGGACAGCCCGTTGCGACGCAGCGTTTGCCCCCGTCGCCCAGTTACGCGAACAGCTACGGACGCGCGGCTTCGATCCGATCATCGTGGCTGGCGGCAGCCCGACGTTCCCGATTCATGCGCAACGCCCGGATGTCGAGTGCAGCCCCGGCACGTTTATTTACTGGGACGAGGGGTACGGGACAATCCTGCCCGAACAACCCTTTGAACCGGCCGCGCTGGTTGTCGGTCGGGTGATTTCGTTGCCAACACCGACCACGCTTTGCATCGACATCGGTCATAAATCGGTAGCGGCCGAGGGAGAATTGACCCAGCGCCTGACCTTCCTCAACGCGCCAAACCTACGGGCCACCGGACAGAGCGAAGAGCACCTGACCGTCGACGCGGGCGACAACCACCCCTACCGCGTTGGCGACGTGCTGTACGCCCTCCCGCACCACATCTGCCCAACCGTCGCCCTGTTCGACCGCGCCCGCACCATCGAGCAAGGCCACCTGTTCGGCACATGGAAAACCACCGCCCGCGACCGGGTTCTGACAGTGTAA
- a CDS encoding RidA family protein, whose protein sequence is MSIDTLSPEAAFAQLNLNLPPAPRPLGVYKPYLIDGKYLYVSGHGPVQDDKSLIIGRIGTDANPADMNMEEGKLAARQVGLTILSTIQTHLGSLDRVKRVIKVLGMVNCTPDFERHPFIINGCSELFAQVWGEENGIGVRSAVGFGSLPDNIPVEIEALFELV, encoded by the coding sequence ATGTCCATCGACACACTCTCGCCCGAAGCGGCTTTCGCTCAACTGAATCTGAATCTTCCCCCGGCTCCCCGGCCACTGGGCGTTTACAAACCGTACCTGATCGACGGCAAATACCTGTACGTATCGGGACATGGACCCGTGCAGGACGACAAAAGCCTGATCATCGGTCGCATCGGCACCGACGCTAATCCGGCCGACATGAACATGGAGGAGGGCAAACTGGCCGCCCGGCAAGTGGGCCTGACCATCCTGTCGACCATCCAAACCCACCTCGGCAGCCTCGACCGGGTGAAGCGGGTGATCAAAGTACTCGGCATGGTCAACTGCACACCCGACTTCGAACGGCATCCGTTCATCATCAACGGATGCAGCGAACTGTTTGCGCAGGTGTGGGGCGAAGAAAACGGCATCGGCGTCCGTTCGGCCGTCGGCTTCGGCTCCCTGCCAGACAACATCCCCGTCGAAATCGAAGCCCTATTTGAACTGGTGTAA
- a CDS encoding gluconate:H+ symporter has protein sequence MPLLTVGLCVLLLILLISWGKVSPFLSFLVVSLLAGALLGMPLVDVAKSVQKGIGDTLGGLVVVIALGAMLGKLVAESGAAQTIAGVMMNLFGQRYIQWGLMCTGFIIGIPLFYNVGFVLMIPLIFSVVYRYKLPAVYIGLPMLASLSVAHGFLPPHPSPAALVSQFGANMGLTLLLGIAIAIPTIILAGPIFAQTLKGIHAEPLDTFATKPVPTDNRPGTLNSFLSALLPVVLLAITTILRVAFPTNDALMTSTAFIGDPAVVMLISVLVATVSLGLSNGKTMPQVMKIYEEAAKDVAMILLIIAGAGALKQVLSDSGLSLELATRLQTLTLPPLVLGWLIAAIIRICLGSATVAGLTAAGIIAPIVAQQHVNPSLMVIAVGAGSLMFSHVNDPGFWLFKEYFNLSLKDTIRSWSLMETIVAFAGLAGVLLFNLIL, from the coding sequence ATGCCCCTGCTAACCGTTGGCCTGTGTGTGTTGCTGCTGATCCTGCTGATTTCATGGGGAAAAGTCAGCCCGTTTCTGTCGTTTCTGGTCGTGTCGCTGCTGGCGGGTGCGTTGCTGGGTATGCCCCTCGTCGACGTGGCCAAATCCGTGCAGAAAGGCATCGGCGACACGCTGGGCGGGCTGGTGGTAGTGATCGCACTGGGGGCCATGCTGGGCAAACTAGTGGCCGAAAGTGGCGCGGCACAGACAATCGCCGGGGTGATGATGAACCTGTTCGGGCAACGCTACATCCAATGGGGGCTGATGTGTACGGGCTTCATCATCGGTATTCCACTGTTCTACAATGTCGGTTTCGTACTGATGATCCCGCTGATCTTTTCGGTCGTGTACCGCTACAAGCTGCCAGCGGTGTACATCGGCCTGCCCATGCTGGCATCGCTGTCGGTGGCCCACGGTTTTCTGCCGCCCCACCCCTCCCCGGCCGCGCTGGTATCGCAATTTGGGGCCAACATGGGCCTAACGCTATTGCTCGGTATCGCCATCGCCATTCCAACGATTATCCTGGCCGGACCGATCTTCGCACAGACGCTGAAAGGTATCCACGCCGAACCACTCGACACCTTCGCTACCAAGCCCGTTCCGACCGACAACCGCCCCGGCACGCTCAACAGCTTCCTCTCAGCCCTGCTGCCCGTCGTGCTCCTGGCAATCACAACGATATTACGCGTCGCCTTCCCAACCAACGACGCGCTAATGACATCGACGGCATTTATCGGCGACCCGGCGGTGGTAATGCTGATTTCGGTCCTCGTCGCAACGGTCAGTCTGGGCTTGTCCAACGGCAAGACGATGCCGCAGGTGATGAAGATCTACGAGGAAGCGGCTAAAGACGTGGCCATGATTCTGCTCATCATCGCCGGAGCGGGTGCGCTGAAGCAGGTACTGTCCGACAGCGGGCTGAGTCTGGAGCTGGCCACGCGCCTGCAAACGCTGACCTTACCCCCGCTGGTACTGGGCTGGCTGATTGCCGCTATCATCCGCATCTGTCTGGGTTCAGCGACCGTTGCCGGACTCACAGCTGCGGGCATCATCGCGCCTATCGTCGCCCAGCAGCACGTCAACCCCAGCCTGATGGTCATAGCCGTTGGGGCGGGCAGCCTGATGTTCTCGCACGTCAACGACCCCGGCTTCTGGTTATTCAAGGAATACTTTAACCTCAGCCTGAAAGACACGATCCGGTCGTGGTCTCTCATGGAAACCATTGTCGCCTTCGCCGGCCTGGCGGGCGTACTGCTTTTTAATTTAATTCTTTAG
- a CDS encoding alpha-L-fucosidase has product MRHLIRFACLLLLLTTHRGWAQEQLGVNHNKPEREAWLKDAGFGMFIHWNVDTQLGVVISHSMVGASPDYVDRYIRELPKTFYPKDWDPERLVILAKNAGMKYIMFTTKHHAGFCMWDTKTTDFGVMNTPYKKDIVRQFVDACRKWGLAVGFYYSPEDFSFAYRNGMKDITRDGHWEKARPFQAKYKTFVEAQCRELMTNYGPVDLFFIDSDVLREEVKATVWKYQPNCLITRGALQTPEQYMPGETLERPWESNMTMGTAWNYKPTNDHYKSGTELINFLIEARAKGGSYLLNVGPTQWGDLNEGQMGRLMEIGAWHFINHESVHDVRPWIVRNEGDIWFTKHKTDNTVFAYLTGMPNWPRGQRREFLIRSVKATGKTEVSVLGQTGNVVEYQPTNDGQTRFEQTADELKVSVVRAQRIYNNHKWPNPIVLKLTNVTPAVEPVQFRTMPAEKLPNGNLKLTADVLKLGDGKQYRLGFAYRPVQSSLNEDFNQPWTLTDVYPVSQTGKQSLELVAGTLKTYDEIEYRAVLIQDGLSIDGNTLSISKLRLE; this is encoded by the coding sequence ATGCGTCATTTGATTCGCTTTGCCTGTCTGTTGCTGTTGCTGACAACCCACCGGGGTTGGGCGCAGGAGCAGTTGGGCGTCAATCACAACAAACCCGAACGGGAAGCCTGGCTCAAAGACGCCGGTTTCGGCATGTTTATTCACTGGAACGTCGACACCCAACTGGGCGTCGTCATCAGTCACTCGATGGTCGGTGCGTCACCCGATTACGTCGACCGCTATATCCGCGAACTCCCCAAGACATTCTACCCCAAAGACTGGGACCCCGAGCGGCTGGTGATTCTGGCCAAGAACGCGGGCATGAAATACATCATGTTCACGACCAAGCACCACGCAGGTTTCTGTATGTGGGACACCAAAACCACCGACTTCGGCGTGATGAATACGCCCTACAAAAAGGACATTGTCCGGCAGTTTGTCGATGCGTGTCGCAAGTGGGGGCTGGCTGTCGGTTTTTATTATTCGCCCGAAGATTTTTCCTTTGCCTACCGCAACGGTATGAAAGACATCACCCGCGACGGGCACTGGGAGAAAGCAAGGCCATTTCAGGCGAAATACAAAACGTTCGTGGAAGCGCAGTGCCGCGAGCTGATGACCAATTACGGCCCCGTCGACCTGTTTTTTATCGACAGCGACGTGCTGCGGGAGGAAGTCAAAGCGACGGTCTGGAAATACCAGCCCAACTGCCTGATTACACGGGGTGCGCTGCAAACGCCCGAGCAATACATGCCCGGCGAAACCCTCGAACGCCCGTGGGAGAGCAACATGACCATGGGTACGGCCTGGAACTACAAACCCACTAACGACCACTATAAGTCGGGTACGGAACTGATTAACTTCCTGATCGAAGCGCGGGCAAAAGGCGGCTCGTACCTGCTCAACGTCGGCCCGACGCAGTGGGGTGACCTGAACGAAGGGCAGATGGGTCGGCTGATGGAAATTGGCGCGTGGCACTTCATCAACCATGAATCCGTCCACGACGTGCGCCCCTGGATCGTTCGCAATGAAGGCGACATCTGGTTCACCAAACACAAAACCGACAACACCGTTTTTGCGTACCTGACGGGTATGCCCAACTGGCCACGCGGCCAACGTCGTGAGTTTCTGATCCGGTCGGTGAAGGCCACGGGCAAAACGGAAGTCAGTGTCCTGGGGCAAACGGGTAACGTGGTCGAATACCAGCCAACCAACGACGGACAGACGCGATTCGAGCAGACGGCAGACGAGTTGAAAGTGTCGGTGGTGCGGGCGCAGCGCATCTACAACAACCACAAATGGCCCAACCCGATTGTGCTCAAACTGACCAACGTGACACCCGCCGTCGAGCCGGTACAGTTCCGCACGATGCCCGCCGAGAAACTGCCCAACGGCAACCTGAAACTCACCGCCGACGTGCTGAAACTCGGCGACGGCAAACAGTATCGGCTGGGCTTTGCCTACCGCCCGGTGCAGAGTTCGCTTAACGAAGACTTTAACCAGCCCTGGACTCTGACGGACGTGTATCCGGTTTCGCAAACCGGCAAGCAAAGTCTGGAACTGGTGGCCGGTACACTGAAAACCTACGACGAAATCGAATACCGCGCTGTACTGATTCAGGATGGTCTGTCTATCGACGGCAATACCCTGAGCATCAGCAAGCTGAGATTAGAGTAG
- a CDS encoding glycoside hydrolase family 20 protein — translation MRIIGLLVIIGFGWASCFAQPTFSDSTALIPRPVSVRPASGSFLLTRQTRLLAGKSVPAATLTMARQLLGFPLSATTSATSTASTLQLRIDSTAIPKPEGYRLLIRTTAIDLTAHDDAGLFFGLQSLRQLLELAAPMGRIRCQQIDDYPRFPYRGMQLDVSRHMFPVSFIKKYIDGLARYKLNTFHWHLTDDQGWRVEIKRYPQLQRTAAYRAQTMIGHKKELPHRFDGKRYGGFYTQDEVRAIVRYAAERHITVIPEIEMPGHALAALSAFPNLGCLKPDGSPGGPYAAATFWGIFDDVFCAGNDSTFTMLTNVLDEVIDLFPSRYIHIGGDECPKVRWQTCARCQARIRSEKLANENELQRYFIRRIEKHLNRRGRQLIGWDEILEGHNPSLRLSDSAAVMSWRGIEGGIQAMRQHHYAIMTPESHVYFDYYQSLHPDEPLAAAGYTPLRKTYSYEPLPDSLDADEARYLLGVQGNVWTEYMPTPDKAEYMVFPRLLALAETGWTPRPQRDFPDFLRRLRQQRPLLDRQNVHYDPHFDEPTDTVSVSPAGQVLYALTTTKPGAQLRYTTDGSAPTKRSTLYTQPIAVTQTSTIRSALFVNGQQQDRVISQAFTISKATGKPVTVSPQPSGAYRPASMQVLVNGRTGTTRYNTGEWVGFSGTDPDIVVDLDSLQTISQVSTHILAYRWQRMWPPKQLRISVSTDGNTYRPVYEQTQFPTNGINPVDGKFTPTQARYIRIQATGQGLIPAGEYGAGGKAWLLLDEVIVR, via the coding sequence GTGCGCATCATAGGTTTATTAGTGATAATCGGGTTTGGCTGGGCGTCGTGTTTCGCCCAGCCAACTTTCTCTGACTCGACGGCCCTGATTCCCCGTCCGGTGTCGGTCCGACCAGCGTCGGGTTCGTTTTTGCTGACCCGGCAAACCCGCCTGTTGGCTGGTAAATCTGTTCCGGCAGCTACCCTGACAATGGCCCGGCAACTCCTTGGCTTTCCGCTTTCCGCAACCACATCCGCCACATCCACCGCGTCAACCCTTCAACTTCGCATTGACTCAACGGCTATTCCTAAACCCGAAGGGTATCGACTGCTCATTCGCACGACGGCTATCGACCTGACCGCGCACGACGATGCAGGCCTGTTCTTCGGCCTGCAATCGCTGCGTCAACTGCTCGAACTGGCCGCGCCAATGGGACGCATTCGCTGTCAACAGATCGACGACTACCCGCGCTTCCCATACCGGGGCATGCAACTCGACGTTAGCCGCCATATGTTCCCGGTGTCGTTCATCAAGAAATACATCGACGGGCTGGCCCGCTACAAACTCAACACCTTCCACTGGCACCTGACCGACGATCAGGGCTGGCGCGTCGAGATCAAACGCTATCCGCAATTGCAGCGAACGGCCGCCTATCGCGCCCAGACGATGATCGGCCATAAGAAAGAACTACCCCACCGATTCGATGGCAAACGCTACGGCGGTTTCTACACGCAGGACGAGGTGCGCGCGATTGTCCGGTATGCCGCCGAACGCCATATCACGGTCATCCCCGAAATCGAAATGCCGGGCCATGCGCTGGCGGCACTGAGTGCCTTCCCGAATCTAGGTTGTCTGAAACCCGACGGGTCGCCGGGTGGTCCCTACGCAGCCGCTACGTTCTGGGGCATCTTCGACGATGTGTTCTGTGCAGGCAACGACAGCACCTTCACCATGCTGACCAACGTACTCGACGAAGTAATCGACCTGTTTCCGTCGCGCTATATCCACATCGGGGGCGACGAATGCCCTAAGGTCCGGTGGCAAACCTGCGCCCGCTGTCAGGCGCGTATCCGGTCGGAGAAGCTGGCGAACGAAAACGAGTTACAGCGGTACTTTATCCGGCGCATCGAAAAACACCTCAACCGGCGGGGTCGGCAACTGATCGGCTGGGACGAGATTCTGGAGGGGCATAACCCCAGTCTGCGCCTGTCGGACAGCGCGGCCGTGATGAGCTGGCGCGGCATCGAGGGTGGTATTCAGGCGATGCGGCAACACCATTACGCGATCATGACGCCCGAAAGTCACGTCTATTTCGATTACTACCAGTCGCTCCACCCCGATGAGCCGCTGGCAGCTGCGGGCTACACGCCGTTGCGAAAAACGTACAGCTACGAACCCCTGCCCGACAGCCTAGACGCCGACGAAGCCCGTTACCTGCTGGGTGTGCAGGGCAACGTCTGGACCGAATACATGCCTACACCCGACAAAGCGGAGTACATGGTATTCCCGCGCCTGCTGGCTCTGGCCGAAACCGGCTGGACACCCCGCCCCCAACGCGACTTCCCTGATTTTCTGCGTCGGCTCCGGCAGCAACGCCCCCTCCTCGACCGCCAAAACGTTCACTACGATCCACACTTCGACGAACCCACCGACACCGTCAGTGTATCGCCCGCCGGTCAGGTTCTGTACGCGCTGACAACGACCAAACCCGGTGCGCAGCTTCGCTACACCACCGACGGCAGCGCCCCAACCAAACGCAGCACGTTGTACACCCAGCCAATAGCCGTTACGCAGACTAGCACCATCCGGTCAGCCCTGTTTGTCAACGGACAGCAGCAGGATCGAGTCATAAGTCAGGCGTTCACGATCAGCAAGGCGACGGGTAAGCCGGTTACGGTCAGCCCGCAGCCGTCGGGTGCGTATCGACCGGCGAGTATGCAGGTGCTGGTCAACGGACGAACAGGCACGACGCGCTACAACACCGGCGAGTGGGTCGGCTTCTCCGGCACCGATCCTGATATTGTGGTCGACCTCGACAGTCTGCAAACCATTTCGCAGGTCAGCACGCACATACTGGCCTACCGCTGGCAGCGCATGTGGCCCCCGAAACAGCTCCGTATCTCTGTCTCCACCGATGGCAACACGTATCGACCCGTCTATGAACAGACCCAGTTTCCCACCAACGGCATCAACCCCGTCGACGGAAAATTCACCCCCACACAAGCCCGCTATATCCGCATTCAGGCAACCGGGCAGGGCCTCATCCCAGCCGGTGAATACGGCGCCGGTGGCAAAGCGTGGCTGCTACTGGACGAGGTGATTGTTCGGTGA